In Horticoccus luteus, the following proteins share a genomic window:
- a CDS encoding YeiH family protein — MKSLLRQYLPALALTALLAGVAWWADEWPGVRHLGPLATALLLGLLWRAVHRPPAHWETGIGFVAKRLLRWGIILLGVRLNLALVVEAGPHILLIDLTVIVVGLSWISWLGRRFGLDPVLAMLIAVDSSICGGSATMAAAPVLRAKDHEVALVIPLCSLLGTGLMLGYTLLQHAHPVSAPHYGMMVGSTLHEVAQVVAAVTPFPDTIEIGMVAKLTRVVFLVPVVAVLGWIFTRRRAQAGEAKGAVAQKTPKPWFVLGFLLVGIGNTLALHFFPVERAGIASLDGAVLNGAAFLMAMAMAAMGLQTDFARLRENGPRAFGTAILGWAGVATLAGLEIWLLG; from the coding sequence GTGAAATCGCTGCTCCGCCAATATCTTCCCGCGCTCGCTTTGACGGCTTTGCTGGCGGGCGTGGCGTGGTGGGCGGATGAGTGGCCGGGCGTGCGGCATCTCGGACCGCTGGCGACGGCGTTGTTGCTGGGGCTGTTGTGGCGGGCGGTACACCGGCCGCCGGCGCATTGGGAAACGGGGATCGGTTTTGTGGCGAAACGGTTGCTGCGGTGGGGCATTATTTTGCTCGGGGTGCGGCTCAATCTGGCGCTCGTGGTGGAGGCGGGGCCGCACATTTTGTTGATCGATCTCACGGTGATCGTGGTGGGGCTGAGCTGGATTTCGTGGCTGGGCCGGCGGTTCGGGCTGGATCCGGTGCTGGCGATGTTGATCGCGGTGGACAGCTCGATTTGCGGTGGCTCGGCGACGATGGCGGCGGCGCCGGTGTTGCGGGCGAAGGATCACGAGGTGGCGCTCGTGATTCCGTTGTGCAGCCTGCTGGGGACCGGGCTCATGCTGGGTTATACGTTGCTGCAGCACGCGCATCCGGTGTCCGCGCCGCATTACGGCATGATGGTGGGATCGACGTTGCATGAGGTCGCGCAGGTCGTGGCGGCAGTGACGCCGTTTCCCGATACGATCGAGATCGGGATGGTGGCGAAGCTGACGCGAGTGGTTTTCCTGGTGCCCGTGGTTGCAGTGCTCGGGTGGATTTTTACGCGGAGGCGGGCGCAGGCGGGCGAGGCGAAGGGCGCGGTGGCGCAGAAGACGCCGAAGCCGTGGTTCGTGCTGGGCTTTCTCCTCGTGGGCATCGGCAACACGCTCGCGTTGCACTTCTTTCCGGTGGAGCGCGCGGGGATCGCGAGTCTGGACGGCGCGGTGCTCAACGGTGCGGCGTTTCTGATGGCGATGGCCATGGCGGCAATGGGCTTGCAGACGGACTTCGCGCGGTTGCGGGAAAACGGACCGCGGGCGTTTGGGACGGCGATCCTCGGCTGGGCGGGCGTGGCGACACTCGCGGGGCTGGAGATCTGGCTGCTGGGTTGA
- a CDS encoding CobW family GTP-binding protein — translation MSQSAIPVTVLTGFLGAGKTTLLNRILTGQHGKKIAVIENEFGEVGVDNQLVIQSDEEIFEMNNGCICCTVRGDLIRILGRLLKRKDPLDAILIETTGMANPAPVAQTFFTDEEMKTRFRLDGIVTLVDAKHILQHLDSEDEARKQVAFADVILLNKTDLVSPAELDALEERIHHINAVARIIRAHNADVPLDQVLDIGGFNLSRASEIDPQFLEPEYPFEWAGAYQLPAGTHDLVIGHHDHEHGHDHEHEGHDHAHGEDGHHHHHHHGNENELDVVVLRVNSLAPGDRAGEGDRVGGVPSPRTASPAPAVLPDLAAAIDTATRVFSDWENRVKPGEPLTPGATLHRLLLDDGHGHFPLKIDAPGHYLVFEGCGEDPLHIQVNGDTSKPVWQQDFHAAHSHNDDVTSVGISAPGDLDGKKLNNWISELLRVKGGDIYRMKGVLAVKGTNKRLVFQGVHMLFDAKFDREWAKDEPRQNTLVFIGKNLDRPALTEAFKTCLA, via the coding sequence ATGTCTCAATCCGCCATTCCCGTCACCGTTCTCACCGGCTTCCTCGGCGCCGGCAAAACCACCCTTCTCAACCGCATCCTCACCGGTCAGCACGGCAAGAAAATCGCCGTGATCGAAAACGAATTCGGCGAAGTCGGCGTCGACAACCAGCTCGTCATCCAGAGCGACGAGGAGATCTTTGAGATGAACAACGGCTGCATCTGCTGCACCGTGCGTGGCGATCTCATCCGCATCCTCGGCCGCCTCCTCAAGCGCAAGGATCCCCTCGACGCCATCCTCATCGAGACCACTGGCATGGCCAACCCCGCGCCCGTCGCCCAAACGTTTTTCACTGATGAGGAGATGAAAACCCGCTTCCGCCTCGACGGCATTGTGACGCTCGTCGACGCCAAGCACATCCTCCAGCACCTCGATTCCGAAGACGAAGCGCGCAAGCAGGTCGCGTTTGCCGACGTTATCCTCCTCAACAAAACCGATCTCGTTTCCCCGGCCGAACTCGATGCGCTCGAGGAACGCATCCACCACATCAACGCCGTCGCCCGCATCATCCGCGCGCACAACGCCGATGTCCCGCTCGACCAGGTCCTCGACATCGGCGGCTTCAACCTCTCCCGCGCCAGCGAGATCGACCCGCAATTTCTCGAACCCGAATATCCCTTCGAATGGGCCGGCGCCTATCAACTCCCCGCCGGCACGCACGACCTCGTCATCGGCCACCACGATCACGAGCACGGTCACGACCATGAGCACGAAGGCCACGACCACGCTCACGGCGAAGACGGTCATCACCATCATCACCACCACGGCAACGAAAACGAACTCGACGTCGTCGTCCTCCGCGTAAATTCGCTCGCGCCCGGCGATCGTGCGGGCGAGGGCGACCGTGTGGGCGGGGTGCCCTCACCCCGCACCGCGTCCCCCGCTCCGGCTGTCCTTCCCGATCTCGCCGCCGCGATCGACACCGCCACCCGCGTTTTTTCCGACTGGGAAAATCGCGTCAAACCCGGCGAGCCACTCACGCCCGGCGCCACCTTGCACCGCCTCCTCCTCGACGACGGCCACGGTCACTTCCCGCTCAAAATCGACGCCCCCGGCCACTACCTCGTGTTCGAAGGCTGCGGCGAAGATCCCCTGCACATCCAGGTCAACGGCGACACCTCGAAGCCTGTCTGGCAGCAGGATTTTCACGCCGCGCATTCGCACAACGACGACGTCACCTCCGTCGGCATCAGCGCGCCCGGCGATCTCGACGGCAAGAAACTCAACAACTGGATCAGCGAACTTCTCCGCGTTAAAGGCGGCGACATCTACCGCATGAAAGGCGTGCTCGCCGTGAAAGGCACCAACAAGCGCCTCGTGTTTCAGGGCGTGCACATGCTCTTCGACGCGAAGTTCGACCGCGAATGGGCGAAGGACGAGCCCCGCCAGAACACCCTCGTCTTCATCGGCAAGAACCTCGACCGCCCCGCGCTCACCGAAGCCTTCAAAACCTGCTTGGCGTAA
- a CDS encoding cation diffusion facilitator family transporter, which translates to MSAEHAHSHAHPHGPGHSHAPAHYNRAFAVGVTLNALYVVVELIAGFRIDSVALIADAGHNVSDVLSLLLAWGASYLAQRPPSRHHTYGLRKTSILASLTNAVLLLIAIGAIAWEALQRFAHPPPVTGGAMMWVAAIGVVVNTATALLFLRGRHSDINLRGAYLHMAADAAVSVGVVLAGFAILLTGALWIDPAISLVIVAVIGVGTWSLLRDSFRLATDAVPPGIDLPAVRRFLRDQPGVTDVHDLHIWAMSTTSTALTAHLVKPAPGDDDALLRHLGEALHEHFAIGHTTIQIERTAGPCSGCAAPAPL; encoded by the coding sequence TTGTCCGCCGAACACGCTCACTCGCACGCGCATCCTCATGGCCCGGGCCATTCTCATGCCCCGGCGCATTACAATCGTGCGTTCGCCGTCGGTGTGACGCTCAACGCGCTCTACGTCGTCGTCGAACTCATCGCCGGCTTCCGCATCGACTCCGTGGCCCTCATCGCCGACGCCGGTCACAACGTCAGCGACGTCCTGAGCCTCCTGCTCGCGTGGGGGGCGAGCTACCTCGCGCAACGCCCGCCCAGCCGCCACCACACCTACGGGCTGCGCAAAACGTCCATCCTCGCGTCGCTCACCAACGCCGTCCTCCTCCTCATCGCGATCGGCGCGATCGCGTGGGAAGCTCTCCAACGCTTCGCTCATCCGCCACCCGTCACCGGCGGCGCCATGATGTGGGTCGCCGCCATTGGCGTCGTGGTCAACACCGCCACCGCGCTGCTTTTCCTTCGCGGCCGGCATAGCGACATCAACCTCCGGGGCGCCTACCTGCACATGGCCGCCGATGCCGCGGTCTCCGTCGGCGTCGTCCTCGCCGGCTTCGCCATCCTGTTGACCGGCGCGCTCTGGATCGACCCCGCCATCAGTCTGGTGATCGTCGCGGTGATCGGCGTCGGCACGTGGAGTCTCCTGCGCGATTCGTTTCGCCTCGCCACCGACGCCGTGCCTCCCGGCATCGACCTGCCGGCTGTGCGCCGCTTCCTGCGCGATCAACCCGGTGTCACCGACGTTCACGATCTGCACATTTGGGCAATGAGCACGACGTCCACCGCCCTCACCGCGCATCTCGTCAAGCCCGCCCCCGGCGATGACGACGCGCTTCTCCGCCACCTCGGCGAAGCCCTGCACGAGCATTTCGCCATCGGCCACACCACGATCCAGATCGAACGCACCGCCGGCCCTTGTTCCGGCTGCGCTGCGCCCGCCCCGCTCTAA
- a CDS encoding rhodanese-like domain-containing protein, which produces MQTCLCESPASLYVGDSSNPLDLSLMKTISAEQLHSLHRAQPDLTLIDVRSPAEFRTVHVQSAINVPLGDLSADALAPHARMDDAVYLICHSGGRSAQAGARLKSLGFTNVFSVDGGTVACRQCGVPVNHGPATMSLERQVRIVAGSLVLVGVLLSLFVQPAFIYLSGFVGAGLVFAGISDTCLMGLLLAKMPWNR; this is translated from the coding sequence ATGCAAACCTGCCTTTGCGAATCTCCGGCCAGCCTCTACGTTGGAGACTCCTCGAACCCGCTCGATCTCTCGCTCATGAAAACCATCTCCGCCGAACAACTCCACTCGCTCCATCGTGCTCAGCCCGATCTCACACTGATCGACGTGCGTTCGCCGGCCGAGTTTCGCACTGTGCATGTGCAATCCGCGATCAACGTGCCGTTGGGCGACCTCTCCGCTGACGCCCTCGCGCCGCACGCGCGCATGGACGACGCCGTTTACCTGATCTGCCATTCCGGCGGGCGCTCCGCCCAGGCCGGCGCGCGGCTCAAATCACTTGGGTTCACCAACGTCTTCTCCGTCGATGGCGGCACCGTGGCGTGCCGGCAATGCGGTGTGCCCGTCAATCACGGCCCGGCGACCATGTCGCTCGAACGCCAGGTGCGCATCGTCGCCGGCTCGCTCGTCCTCGTCGGCGTCCTGCTCTCCCTCTTCGTCCAACCCGCGTTCATTTATCTTTCAGGCTTCGTCGGCGCCGGCCTCGTCTTCGCCGGGATTTCCGATACGTGTCTCATGGGGCTGCTCCTCGCGAAGATGCCCTGGAATCGCTGA